In a genomic window of Bradyrhizobium ontarionense:
- a CDS encoding aspartate carbamoyltransferase catalytic subunit: MATSPKSTFVLGHRHLLGIEGLSAHDITGLLDLSEEYVELNRQVDKKRTVLRGRTQVNLFFEASTRTQSSFEIAGKRLGADVMNMSVSSSSMRKGETLMDTAVTLNAMHPDILVVRHHASGAVELLARKVDGSVINAGDGAHEHPTQALLDALTIRRNKGRIEGLVIAICGDVLHSRVARSNILLLNTMGARVRVVAPSTLLPPGIERMGVEVARDMREGLNGADIVMMLRLQRERMNGSFVPSSSEYFQYFGLDQKKLAYAKPDALVMHPGPMNRGVEIESIVADGAQSLIREQVEMGVAVRMAVLEALARNLPNA; this comes from the coding sequence ATGGCAACCTCTCCGAAATCGACTTTCGTCCTCGGGCACCGGCATTTGCTGGGAATCGAGGGCCTTTCCGCCCACGACATCACCGGTCTCCTCGATCTGTCCGAGGAATATGTCGAACTGAATCGTCAGGTCGACAAGAAGCGCACGGTGCTGCGCGGCCGTACCCAGGTCAACCTGTTCTTCGAGGCCTCGACGCGGACCCAGTCCTCGTTCGAGATCGCGGGCAAGCGGCTCGGCGCCGACGTCATGAACATGTCGGTGTCGTCCTCGTCCATGCGCAAGGGCGAGACCCTGATGGACACCGCGGTCACCCTCAACGCGATGCATCCGGACATCCTGGTGGTCCGCCACCATGCCTCAGGTGCCGTTGAACTGTTGGCCCGCAAGGTCGACGGCTCCGTGATCAATGCCGGCGACGGTGCGCATGAGCATCCGACCCAGGCGCTGCTCGACGCGCTCACGATCCGCCGCAACAAGGGTCGCATCGAGGGGCTGGTGATCGCGATCTGCGGCGACGTGCTGCATTCGCGCGTGGCGCGGTCCAACATCCTGCTGCTCAACACCATGGGCGCGCGCGTCCGCGTGGTCGCGCCCTCCACCTTGCTGCCGCCCGGCATCGAGCGGATGGGCGTCGAAGTCGCCCGCGACATGCGCGAGGGCCTCAACGGCGCCGACATCGTGATGATGCTGCGGCTGCAGCGCGAGCGCATGAATGGCTCCTTCGTGCCGTCATCGTCGGAATATTTCCAGTATTTCGGACTCGACCAGAAGAAGCTCGCTTATGCCAAGCCCGACGCGCTGGTGATGCATCCCGGCCCGATGAATCGCGGCGTCGAGATCGAGTCCATCGTTGCGGATGGCGCGCAATCGCTGATCCGGGAACAGGTCGAAATGGGTGTAGCCGTACGCATGGCCGTGCTCGAGGCGCTGGCCCGCAACCTGCCCAACGCGTGA
- a CDS encoding dihydroorotase, giving the protein MLTDRRPILLANARVIDPSCDLDSPGDLLIADGVIRDLKRGIGAAGVPEGTDVINCAGKIVAPGLIDMCAFVGEPGLGHRETFASASQAAATGGITTIICQPGTEPVIDNSATVDFVLRRARDTAIVNIQPMAALTKGLRGEEMTEIGLLRAAGAVAFSNGHTSVMNAQVMRRALTYARDFDALIVHHTEDPDLVGEGVMNEGEFASRLGLEGIPPAAEAVVLERDMRLVALSKSRYHAAALSSVDSLDVLRRAREAGLAVSASVSINHVTLNENDIGPYRTFLKLTPPLRTETDRRALVEALASGLIDVIMSDHTPQDVEVKRLPFAEAASGAVGLETMLPAALRLVHNGELSWTTLIRAMSTRPAELLGLPGGTLRAGAPADIIVIDPDVPWILDPADLKSLCKNTPFDEARFTGRVVRTIVGGRTVFEHV; this is encoded by the coding sequence ATGCTGACCGATCGCCGCCCGATCCTGCTCGCCAACGCGCGCGTCATCGATCCTTCCTGCGACCTCGACAGCCCCGGTGACCTGCTCATCGCCGACGGCGTCATCCGCGACCTCAAGCGCGGCATCGGCGCCGCCGGCGTGCCCGAGGGCACTGACGTCATCAACTGCGCCGGCAAGATCGTCGCCCCCGGCCTGATCGACATGTGCGCCTTCGTCGGCGAGCCCGGCCTCGGCCATCGCGAGACCTTTGCCAGCGCCAGCCAGGCCGCCGCGACCGGCGGCATCACCACCATCATCTGCCAGCCCGGCACCGAGCCTGTCATCGACAATTCGGCCACCGTCGACTTCGTGCTGCGGCGCGCCCGCGACACAGCGATCGTCAACATCCAGCCGATGGCGGCGCTGACCAAGGGCCTGCGCGGCGAGGAGATGACCGAGATCGGGCTGCTGCGCGCCGCCGGCGCGGTCGCCTTCTCCAACGGTCATACCAGCGTGATGAACGCGCAGGTGATGCGCCGCGCGCTGACCTATGCCCGGGATTTCGACGCGCTGATCGTGCACCACACCGAGGATCCGGACCTCGTCGGCGAAGGCGTCATGAACGAGGGCGAGTTCGCCTCGCGGCTCGGCCTGGAGGGCATTCCGCCTGCCGCGGAGGCCGTGGTGCTCGAGCGCGACATGCGTCTCGTCGCGCTCAGCAAGAGCCGTTATCACGCGGCCGCGCTCAGCTCGGTCGACTCGCTCGACGTGCTCAGGCGTGCGCGCGAGGCAGGCCTTGCCGTCAGCGCGTCGGTCTCGATCAACCACGTGACCTTGAACGAGAACGACATCGGCCCCTACCGTACCTTCCTGAAGCTGACGCCGCCGCTGCGCACCGAGACCGACCGCCGCGCGCTGGTCGAGGCGCTGGCGTCAGGCCTCATCGACGTCATCATGTCGGACCACACGCCGCAGGACGTCGAGGTCAAGCGGCTGCCGTTCGCGGAGGCTGCGAGCGGCGCGGTCGGCCTCGAGACGATGCTGCCCGCAGCGCTGCGGCTCGTACACAATGGCGAGCTCAGCTGGACGACGCTGATCCGCGCGATGTCGACGCGGCCCGCGGAGCTGCTCGGCCTGCCCGGCGGCACCTTGCGCGCGGGCGCACCGGCCGACATCATCGTGATCGATCCGGACGTGCCCTGGATTCTTGATCCGGCCGACCTCAAATCGCTGTGCAAGAACACGCCGTTCGACGAGGCCCGCTTCACCGGCCGCGTGGTTCGCACCATCGTCGGCGGCCGCACCGTGTTCGAACATGTCTGA
- the plsY gene encoding glycerol-3-phosphate 1-O-acyltransferase PlsY — protein MASEAFLPVALIIGYLLGSIPFGLILTRLAGTQDLRSIGSGNIGATNVLRTGRKGLAAATLLGDALKGTAAVIIAGYLGGPNAEMVAGLGAFLGHLFPVWLKFRGGKGVAVYIGILLGLFWPAAIFFCLVWLATAFALRYSSLAALAASVLTPIVLWAFGHTALAALFALLTLLLIYMHRENIKRLQAGTESKIGAKK, from the coding sequence ATGGCATCCGAAGCCTTTCTGCCCGTCGCTCTCATCATCGGCTATCTCCTGGGATCGATCCCGTTCGGCCTGATCCTGACCCGCCTCGCCGGCACCCAGGATCTGCGCAGCATCGGCTCCGGCAACATCGGCGCCACCAACGTGCTGCGCACCGGGCGCAAGGGGCTCGCGGCGGCCACGCTGCTCGGCGATGCACTCAAGGGCACCGCGGCCGTCATCATCGCCGGCTATCTCGGCGGCCCGAATGCCGAGATGGTCGCGGGCCTCGGCGCCTTCCTCGGACATTTGTTCCCGGTGTGGCTGAAATTCCGCGGCGGCAAGGGCGTTGCGGTCTACATCGGTATTCTGCTCGGGCTGTTCTGGCCTGCCGCCATCTTCTTCTGCTTGGTGTGGCTCGCGACCGCGTTCGCGCTCCGCTACTCATCACTCGCCGCGCTCGCCGCGAGCGTGCTGACGCCGATCGTGCTGTGGGCTTTCGGTCACACGGCGCTTGCTGCCTTATTTGCCTTGCTCACACTGTTGCTCATTTACATGCACCGCGAAAACATCAAGCGATTGCAGGCCGGCACCGAGAGCAAGATCGGCGCGAAGAAGTAG
- a CDS encoding patatin-like phospholipase family protein: MWLRKTNSSGSPATRDDRTHEEPAQQAAAPVRSSASALLSAAQIWSTDSSFGSTSPAAEPTPAALSEPVPCALEPALEVPSTESAPAEIAPAVADPIVADPIVVAIPAAAISEPKLSDTPERSLAETIATVTLPPPPRIWPPRKLSLALQGGGTFSAFTWGVLERLLEEPGCDFDTISGASAGAIHAALLASGLAEGGREAARALLARFWNGMIDEASFRSLMLLGSFSPASSAVSFGSALRSGRADPLDLDPLRDMLVGTINFDAVQSAAAPRLLIAATRVRDGQPQIFRNADITPDVLLASTCAPQLHGAVDIDGDAYWDGGYGANPPIISVAHESSAADLLVVKVTPARDDDIPVTAAAIDRRLDQITANAVLNAELAALEWARSDGLHPPRVHRLAAEDEIEALAQHSATDFGSGFIEMLHQRGRAAADRWLQDAPAGTTLAIPDKRPVFPSENALEIVPA; encoded by the coding sequence ATGTGGTTACGCAAGACCAATTCAAGCGGTTCGCCGGCCACGCGCGACGACCGCACGCATGAGGAGCCGGCGCAGCAAGCAGCTGCCCCGGTGCGCTCCAGCGCCAGTGCCCTTCTCTCCGCCGCCCAGATCTGGTCGACGGATAGTTCGTTCGGCTCCACGAGCCCTGCGGCCGAGCCCACGCCAGCGGCGCTGTCAGAGCCTGTCCCATGCGCCCTCGAACCAGCGCTCGAGGTTCCATCGACCGAGAGTGCTCCCGCCGAGATCGCGCCTGCCGTAGCGGACCCGATCGTGGCGGACCCGATCGTAGTTGCGATCCCTGCAGCCGCCATTTCGGAGCCCAAACTCTCGGATACTCCCGAGCGATCGCTCGCGGAGACCATCGCCACCGTCACGCTGCCGCCACCGCCGCGGATCTGGCCGCCGCGCAAGCTATCGCTGGCGCTGCAGGGCGGCGGCACGTTCTCGGCCTTCACCTGGGGCGTGCTCGAGCGTCTGCTGGAGGAGCCCGGTTGCGACTTCGACACGATCAGCGGGGCCAGCGCAGGCGCCATCCATGCGGCGCTGCTCGCCAGCGGGCTCGCCGAAGGCGGCCGCGAAGCTGCACGGGCCCTGCTCGCACGCTTCTGGAACGGAATGATCGACGAGGCCTCGTTCCGCTCGCTGATGCTGCTCGGAAGCTTCTCGCCCGCCAGCAGCGCGGTGTCGTTCGGTTCGGCGCTGCGCAGTGGGCGCGCCGACCCACTCGACCTCGATCCGCTGCGCGACATGCTCGTCGGCACGATCAACTTCGACGCAGTGCAGAGCGCTGCGGCGCCGCGCCTCCTGATCGCCGCCACGCGGGTGCGCGACGGCCAGCCGCAGATCTTCCGCAACGCCGACATCACGCCGGACGTGCTGCTGGCTTCGACCTGCGCTCCCCAGCTCCACGGCGCGGTCGACATCGACGGCGACGCCTATTGGGACGGCGGCTACGGTGCCAACCCACCGATCATCTCCGTCGCTCATGAGTCCAGCGCGGCCGATCTGCTGGTCGTCAAGGTCACGCCCGCGCGCGACGACGACATTCCGGTGACCGCGGCTGCGATCGATCGTCGTCTCGACCAGATCACCGCCAACGCGGTGCTCAACGCCGAACTCGCGGCCCTGGAATGGGCGCGCAGCGATGGCCTGCACCCGCCGCGCGTCCATCGGCTCGCGGCCGAAGACGAGATCGAGGCGCTCGCCCAGCACAGCGCGACAGACTTCGGCAGCGGCTTCATCGAGATGCTGCATCAGCGCGGGCGCGCGGCTGCCGATCGCTGGCTGCAGGACGCTCCCGCCGGGACCACGCTGGCGATCCCCGACAAGCGCCCGGTCTTTCCGTCGGAGAACGCGCTCGAAATCGTTCCCGCCTGA
- the dprA gene encoding DNA-processing protein DprA, producing the protein MDAINPIIELSEAERVDRLRLIRSDNVGPRTFRSLLDHFGTARAALDRLPDMARRGGAARVGRICSKDEAAAELAACRQRDLQLRAPGEDGYPPRLAACEDAPPLLVTNGRRDTLMRPMIAIVGSRNASAAGLKFAGQLAHELGQAGFVVISGLARGIDQAAHRASVASGTVAVLAGGHDRIYPPEHVDLLGAIVAGNGAAISEMPLGHEPRARDFPRRNRLISGASLGVVVVEAAHRSGSLITARIAGEQGREVFAVPGSPLDPRSAGTNDLIKQGATLVTEAADIIQAVAPIMDRPQPDLLREADDELFAPDPENHDRDQIIALLGPTPVSIDDLIRLSGLSPAVLRMVLLELELAGRLERHGGGLVALI; encoded by the coding sequence ATGGACGCAATCAATCCCATCATCGAGCTGAGCGAGGCCGAGCGGGTCGACCGTCTCCGGCTGATCCGCTCCGACAATGTCGGACCACGCACCTTCCGCTCGCTGCTCGATCATTTCGGCACCGCGCGCGCCGCCCTGGACCGCCTGCCGGATATGGCGCGCCGCGGCGGGGCGGCCCGGGTCGGCCGCATCTGCAGCAAGGACGAGGCGGCGGCCGAGCTCGCCGCCTGCCGCCAGCGCGACCTTCAGCTGCGCGCGCCGGGAGAGGACGGCTACCCGCCCCGTCTCGCGGCGTGCGAAGATGCGCCGCCGCTGCTCGTGACCAACGGCAGGCGCGATACCCTGATGCGTCCGATGATCGCCATCGTCGGCTCGCGCAACGCCTCGGCCGCCGGGCTCAAATTCGCCGGCCAGCTTGCGCACGAGCTTGGCCAGGCCGGCTTCGTCGTCATCTCCGGCCTTGCCCGCGGCATCGACCAGGCCGCCCATCGCGCGAGCGTCGCCAGCGGCACGGTCGCGGTCCTCGCCGGCGGCCACGACCGGATCTATCCGCCGGAGCACGTCGACCTGCTCGGCGCCATCGTCGCTGGCAATGGGGCTGCGATCTCGGAAATGCCGCTCGGACACGAGCCCCGGGCGCGCGATTTTCCCCGCCGCAACCGGTTGATCTCGGGCGCATCGCTGGGCGTGGTCGTCGTCGAGGCCGCGCATCGCTCGGGCTCGCTGATCACCGCCCGCATCGCCGGCGAACAGGGCCGCGAGGTGTTCGCCGTGCCGGGATCACCGCTCGATCCGCGCTCGGCCGGCACCAACGATCTGATCAAGCAGGGAGCGACACTGGTCACCGAGGCCGCCGACATCATCCAGGCGGTGGCGCCGATCATGGATCGCCCGCAGCCGGATCTGCTGCGCGAAGCCGACGACGAGTTGTTCGCGCCCGATCCCGAGAACCACGATCGCGACCAGATCATCGCCCTGCTTGGCCCGACACCGGTCTCGATCGACGACCTCATTCGACTGAGCGGCCTGTCGCCCGCGGTGCTGCGGATGGTGCTGCTCGAGCTCGAGCTCGCCGGCCGCCTGGAACGGCACGGCGGCGGGTTGGTGGCACTGATCTAG
- a CDS encoding winged helix-turn-helix transcriptional regulator, translated as MQPDHNDCRGVASILARVGDKWSVFVIMMLGGGPKRFNELKRLVGGISQRMLTLTLRGLERDGLVTRTVFPTIPPRVDYELTDLGRGLSSPVKALGEWAMAHQDQIEDARMRFDLRGDRQ; from the coding sequence ATGCAGCCGGATCACAATGATTGCCGCGGCGTCGCGTCGATTCTGGCGCGCGTCGGCGACAAATGGAGCGTGTTCGTCATCATGATGCTGGGCGGCGGGCCCAAGCGCTTCAACGAGCTCAAGCGTCTCGTGGGAGGCATCTCGCAGCGCATGCTGACGCTGACCCTGCGCGGCCTCGAGCGCGACGGGCTGGTGACGCGGACCGTGTTTCCGACGATCCCGCCGCGCGTCGATTATGAGCTCACCGACCTCGGGCGAGGATTGTCGAGTCCGGTCAAGGCGCTGGGAGAATGGGCGATGGCGCACCAGGACCAGATCGAGGACGCACGGATGCGATTTGACCTGCGCGGTGATCGACAGTGA
- a CDS encoding FMN-dependent NADH-azoreductase — protein sequence MTQLLHVDSSVLGPNSVSRQVSAAVVARLREVTPGLVVTYRDVATTPLSHLSGAHVAIAHGAPVEDPAVKADVAAGQAVLEEFLRADIVVIGAPMYNFSIPSQLKAWIDRILVPGKTFKYGPQGPEGLAGAKRVIVAVSRGGSYGQAPMTALEHLETYLRGVFGFIGITAPEFIAADGIMAGPEQRAQALANALQTAGDLAA from the coding sequence ATGACTCAACTCCTCCACGTCGATTCCAGCGTGCTCGGCCCCAATTCCGTCAGCCGCCAGGTGTCGGCCGCGGTCGTCGCACGCCTTCGCGAGGTCACGCCCGGGCTCGTGGTGACCTATCGGGACGTCGCGACGACCCCGCTGTCGCATCTGTCGGGCGCGCATGTCGCCATTGCGCACGGAGCGCCGGTGGAGGATCCGGCCGTGAAGGCGGACGTCGCAGCCGGCCAAGCGGTGCTGGAGGAGTTTCTCCGCGCCGACATCGTCGTGATCGGCGCACCGATGTACAATTTCTCGATCCCGAGCCAGCTGAAGGCCTGGATCGACCGCATCCTTGTCCCCGGCAAGACCTTCAAATATGGGCCGCAGGGTCCCGAGGGTCTCGCCGGCGCCAAGCGCGTCATCGTTGCAGTGTCGCGCGGCGGCTCTTACGGGCAAGCGCCGATGACGGCGCTCGAACATCTCGAAACCTATTTGAGGGGCGTGTTCGGCTTCATCGGCATCACCGCACCCGAGTTCATCGCGGCCGACGGCATCATGGCCGGCCCGGAGCAGCGCGCGCAGGCGCTTGCGAACGCGCTTCAAACCGCTGGCGATCTCGCCGCCTAA
- a CDS encoding SDR family oxidoreductase yields the protein MRLANKTALITGGNSGIGLATARRFVAEGAKVAITGRDTKRLEAAARELGSSALALVADATDIAATEDAVARAAERFGKLDILFANAGIPGGTPVGATKPEVFEQVIRTNLTGVFFTVQAALPYLNDGASIILNGSVISVLGNPGYSAYAASKAGVRAMARVLASELSPRGIRVNVVAPGAIRTPIWGAAVATPEAEKQFEARIGATTPLGHIGEPENIANTVLFLASDEAAHIQGQELFVDGGATSSPAGAPIYRG from the coding sequence GTGAGGCTTGCAAACAAGACGGCCCTGATTACCGGCGGCAATAGCGGCATCGGGCTGGCGACCGCCCGCCGCTTCGTCGCGGAAGGCGCCAAGGTGGCGATCACCGGACGCGATACCAAGCGACTGGAGGCTGCGGCCCGGGAACTGGGCTCAAGCGCGCTGGCGCTGGTCGCCGACGCCACGGACATCGCTGCGACCGAGGATGCCGTCGCGCGCGCAGCGGAGCGATTTGGCAAGCTCGATATCCTGTTCGCCAATGCCGGCATTCCCGGCGGGACGCCGGTCGGAGCTACCAAGCCTGAGGTGTTCGAGCAGGTGATCCGCACCAACCTGACCGGCGTGTTCTTCACGGTGCAGGCCGCGCTGCCGTATCTCAACGACGGCGCCTCCATCATCCTCAACGGCTCGGTGATCTCGGTGCTCGGCAACCCCGGCTATTCGGCCTATGCCGCCAGCAAGGCCGGCGTGCGGGCGATGGCGCGGGTGCTGGCGTCAGAACTGTCGCCGCGTGGCATCCGCGTCAACGTGGTTGCACCGGGCGCTATCCGGACACCGATCTGGGGCGCTGCCGTCGCAACACCCGAGGCGGAGAAACAGTTCGAGGCTCGGATCGGCGCGACCACGCCGCTCGGCCATATCGGCGAGCCCGAGAATATCGCCAACACGGTGCTGTTCCTCGCCTCCGACGAAGCTGCGCACATCCAGGGACAGGAGCTGTTCGTCGATGGCGGCGCAACCAGCTCGCCGGCAGGCGCGCCGATCTATCGCGGGTAG
- a CDS encoding winged helix-turn-helix transcriptional regulator, with product MVKRTSLEGNACPIARSLDAIGDWWSLLIIREAFLGVRRFSAFQRSLGLAKNILTVRLRALVERGILATEPAADGSSYRDYVLTPKGRGLFPILVALRQWSEEFDEHPDEIATMLVDRTHGRPVRKLLLCAEDGTALAPEQTTLAQR from the coding sequence ATGGTCAAACGCACCAGCCTCGAAGGCAACGCCTGCCCGATCGCGCGGTCGCTGGACGCAATCGGCGACTGGTGGTCGCTTCTCATCATCCGCGAGGCGTTTCTCGGCGTTCGCCGTTTCAGCGCGTTCCAGCGCAGCCTCGGGCTGGCCAAGAACATCCTGACGGTACGGCTGCGGGCGCTGGTCGAGCGCGGGATTCTCGCGACCGAACCGGCCGCGGACGGCAGCTCGTATCGCGACTACGTCCTGACGCCGAAAGGCCGCGGCCTGTTTCCGATCCTGGTGGCGCTACGACAGTGGAGCGAGGAATTCGACGAGCACCCGGACGAGATCGCCACGATGCTAGTCGACCGCACGCATGGCCGCCCGGTGCGCAAGCTGCTTCTCTGTGCGGAGGACGGTACCGCCCTGGCGCCGGAGCAGACCACTCTGGCACAACGATGA
- the topA gene encoding type I DNA topoisomerase has protein sequence MNIVIVESPAKAKTINKYLGSSYEVLASFGHVRDLPAKNGSVDPDENFRMIWEIDPKAAGRLNDIAKSLKGADRLILATDPDREGEAISWHVLEVLKEKRALKDQKIERVVFNAITKQAVSEAMKHPRQIDGALVDAYMARRALDYLVGFTLSPVLWRKLPGARSAGRVQSVALRLVCDRELEIEKFVAREYWSLIATLATPRGDTFEARLIGADGKKIQRLDIGTGAEAEDFKTALNAASFAVTSVDAKPARRNPQAPFTTSTLQQEASRKLGFAPAHTMRIAQRLYEGIDIGGETTGLITYMRTDGVQIDGSAITQARKVIGEIYGNKYVPDSPRQYQTKAKNAQEAHEAIRPTDLSRKPADLRKRLDDDQAKLYELIWTRTIASQMESAELERTTVDIIAKAGARTLELRATGQVIKFDGFLALYQEGRDDEEDEDGRRLPQMSAGEPLKRQNLSVTQHFTEPPPRFSEASLVKRMEELGIGRPSTYASILQVLKDRGYVKLEKKRLHGEDKGRVVIAFLENFFRRYVEYDFTADLEEQLDRVSNNEIAWQQVLKDFWTGFIAAVDDIKDLRVAQVLDALDEMLGPHIYPPREDGGDVRQCPTCGTGRLNLKAGKFGAFVGCSNYPECRYTRPLAADSEAAADRILGQDPDTGLDVAVKAGRFGPYIQLGEQKDYAEGEKPKRAGIPKGTQPSDVDLELALKLLSLPREIGKHPETGLPITAGLGRFGPFVKHDKTYASLEAGDEVFDIGLNRAVTLIAEKIAKGPSKRFGADPGKALGDHPSLGAVAVKAGRYGAYVTAGGVNATIPGDKEKDTITLAEAIALLDERAAKGGGKAKAKGKAAKPAKSAGKAAKPKAGGDDDSPKPVKKAVAKKAAAKPKSESTSKARAPVAKAAKTSAKPATKATPKKSAGKARG, from the coding sequence ATGAACATCGTCATCGTGGAGTCGCCTGCCAAGGCCAAGACGATCAACAAATATCTGGGCTCCTCCTATGAGGTTCTGGCGTCGTTCGGCCACGTCCGCGACCTCCCGGCCAAGAACGGTTCTGTCGATCCGGATGAGAATTTCCGCATGATCTGGGAGATCGACCCCAAGGCGGCCGGCCGACTCAACGACATTGCGAAGTCGCTCAAGGGTGCGGACCGACTGATTCTCGCCACCGACCCTGATCGCGAGGGCGAAGCGATCTCCTGGCACGTGCTGGAGGTGTTGAAGGAGAAGCGCGCGCTCAAGGATCAGAAGATCGAGCGCGTGGTGTTCAACGCCATCACCAAGCAGGCCGTCTCGGAGGCGATGAAGCATCCGCGCCAGATCGACGGTGCGCTGGTCGACGCCTATATGGCGCGCCGCGCCCTCGATTACCTCGTGGGCTTCACCTTGTCGCCGGTGCTGTGGCGCAAGCTGCCGGGCGCCCGCTCCGCCGGCCGCGTGCAGTCGGTGGCGCTGCGCCTGGTTTGTGATCGCGAGCTTGAGATCGAGAAGTTCGTCGCGCGCGAATACTGGTCACTGATCGCAACCCTGGCGACGCCGCGCGGCGACACCTTCGAGGCCCGCCTCATCGGCGCCGACGGCAAGAAGATCCAGCGGCTCGACATCGGCACCGGCGCGGAAGCGGAAGACTTCAAGACGGCGCTGAACGCGGCCAGCTTCGCGGTGACCTCCGTCGACGCCAAGCCGGCGCGGCGCAATCCGCAGGCCCCCTTCACGACGTCGACCCTGCAGCAGGAGGCGAGCCGCAAGCTCGGCTTCGCGCCGGCGCACACCATGCGCATCGCGCAGCGTCTCTATGAAGGCATCGACATCGGCGGCGAGACCACCGGTCTCATCACCTATATGCGAACCGACGGCGTGCAGATCGACGGCTCGGCGATCACCCAGGCGCGCAAGGTGATCGGCGAGATCTACGGCAACAAATATGTGCCGGACAGCCCGCGCCAGTACCAGACCAAGGCCAAGAACGCCCAGGAAGCGCACGAAGCGATCCGCCCGACCGACCTGTCGCGCAAGCCGGCCGACCTGCGCAAGCGGCTCGATGACGACCAGGCCAAGCTCTATGAGCTGATCTGGACCCGCACGATTGCGAGCCAGATGGAGTCGGCGGAGCTGGAGCGCACGACGGTCGACATCATCGCCAAGGCGGGTGCACGCACCTTGGAGCTGCGCGCCACCGGCCAGGTCATCAAGTTCGACGGCTTCCTCGCGCTCTACCAGGAAGGCCGCGACGACGAGGAGGACGAGGACGGCCGCCGCCTGCCGCAGATGAGCGCGGGCGAGCCGCTGAAGCGTCAGAACCTGTCCGTCACCCAGCACTTCACCGAGCCGCCGCCGCGCTTCTCCGAGGCGTCGCTGGTCAAGCGCATGGAGGAGCTCGGCATCGGTCGGCCCTCGACCTATGCCTCGATCCTGCAGGTGCTCAAGGATCGCGGCTATGTGAAGCTCGAGAAGAAGCGGCTGCACGGCGAGGACAAGGGCCGCGTCGTGATCGCGTTCCTGGAGAACTTCTTCCGCCGCTACGTCGAGTACGATTTCACGGCGGATCTCGAGGAGCAGCTCGACCGCGTCTCCAACAACGAGATCGCCTGGCAGCAGGTCCTGAAGGATTTCTGGACCGGCTTCATCGCCGCCGTCGACGACATCAAGGATCTGCGCGTCGCGCAGGTGCTCGACGCGCTCGACGAGATGCTCGGCCCGCACATCTATCCGCCGCGCGAGGATGGTGGCGACGTCCGGCAGTGCCCGACCTGCGGCACCGGACGGCTCAACCTGAAGGCCGGCAAGTTCGGCGCCTTCGTCGGCTGCTCCAACTATCCGGAATGCCGCTACACCCGGCCACTGGCGGCCGACAGCGAGGCCGCGGCCGACCGCATCCTCGGCCAGGATCCCGACACCGGGCTCGACGTCGCGGTCAAGGCCGGCCGTTTCGGCCCCTACATCCAGCTCGGCGAGCAGAAGGACTACGCCGAGGGCGAGAAGCCGAAGCGCGCCGGCATTCCGAAGGGTACGCAGCCCTCGGATGTCGATCTCGAGCTGGCGCTGAAGCTGCTGTCGCTGCCGCGTGAGATCGGAAAACACCCGGAGACCGGCCTGCCGATCACCGCGGGCCTCGGCCGCTTCGGGCCGTTCGTGAAGCACGACAAGACCTATGCGAGCCTGGAAGCCGGCGACGAGGTGTTCGACATCGGCCTCAACCGCGCGGTCACCCTGATCGCCGAGAAGATCGCAAAGGGGCCGAGCAAGCGCTTCGGCGCCGATCCGGGCAAGGCGCTCGGCGACCATCCGTCGCTCGGCGCCGTCGCCGTCAAGGCCGGCCGCTACGGCGCCTATGTCACCGCGGGCGGCGTCAACGCGACGATCCCCGGCGACAAGGAGAAGGATACGATCACCCTCGCCGAGGCGATCGCCCTGCTCGACGAGCGCGCCGCCAAGGGCGGCGGCAAGGCAAAGGCCAAGGGCAAGGCTGCGAAGCCGGCCAAGTCCGCCGGCAAGGCGGCCAAGCCGAAGGCCGGCGGCGACGACGACTCGCCGAAGCCCGTGAAGAAGGCGGTGGCCAAGAAGGCCGCGGCCAAGCCGAAATCAGAGTCCACCAGCAAGGCGCGCGCGCCTGTCGCCAAGGCTGCCAAGACATCGGCCAAGCCTGCGACGAAGGCGACGCCCAAGAAAAGCGCCGGCAAGGCCCGCGGATGA